One region of Juglans regia cultivar Chandler chromosome 4, Walnut 2.0, whole genome shotgun sequence genomic DNA includes:
- the LOC108997887 gene encoding protein VAPYRIN-like — translation MDRLISLEPSNLVPILIEHGQKCYGVLTLRNVMYTMPVAFRLQPLIKTRYTIRPQSGIISPLATLTVEIIYHLPPGSNLPHSFPRSDDSFLLHSVVVPGAAIKEPSSMFDAVPNDWFTTKKKQVFIDSGIKTMFVGPPVLAQLVADGSMDEIREVLEKSDPALRAVDSIDAHGQTLLHLAIAQSRADLVQLLLEFEPDVEAQSRSGSSPLESAAASGETLIVELLLAHRASTERLETSTWGPIHLAAGGGHTEVLRLLLLKGANVDALTKHGNTALHLSVEERRRDCARLLLANWARPDVHNTEEADTPLHIAAGIGDEQMVKLLLQKGANKDIRNRVGKTAYDVAVDYGHNRLFDALKLGDSLCVAARKGEVRTIQRLLENGAVINGRDQNGWTALHRASFKGKIDAVRALLEKGISIDAKDEDGYTALHCAVESGQTEVIELIVKKGADVEARTNKGVTALQIAESLHYIGITRILVHGGATNDNMILVPAISPPVPFRNKMRAPQDQGEMGGLKKKSSRTKAPRASLDRPVPLAVL, via the coding sequence ATGGACAGGCTTATAAGCTTAGAGCCATCAAACCTTGTTCCTATCCTCATCGAACATGGTCAGAAATGTTACGGTGTCCTCACCTTGCGAAACGTTATGTACACTATGCCGGTCGCGTTTCGGCTTCAACCACTGATCAAAACCCGTTACACTATCAGGCCGCAGTCGGGAATCATATCTCCTCTCGCAACTCTCACTgtagaaattatttatcatctcccACCGGGTTCCAATCTTCCACACTCCTTCCCTCGTAGCGATGATTCGTTCCTTTTGCATAGCGTTGTGGTTCCAGGGGCAGCCATCAAGGAACCGTCATCCATGTTTGATGCTGTTCCAAATGACTGGTTCACAACAAAGAAGAAGCAAGTTTTCATAGACAGTGGAATCAAAACCATGTTCGTTGGCCCGCCGGTTTTGGCTCAACTTGTGGCCGATGGTTCTATGGATGAAATTAGGGAGGTTCTTGAGAAGAGTGACCCGGCGTTGAGGGCGGTGGATTCCATTGACGCGCATGGACAAACTTTACTTCATTTGGCCATCGCTCAAAGCCGAGCTGATCTTGTCCAATTACTTCTCGAATTTGAGCCGGACGTAGAGGCTCAGAGTCGATCAGGGTCCAGCCCACTTGAATCCGCGGCAGCCTCCGGAGAAACCCTGATAGTGGAGCTATTATTGGCTCATAGAGCTAGCACAGAACGGTTGGAGACCTCTACTTGGGGCCCTATACACCTTGCGGCCGGAGGTGGTCACACAGAGGTGTTGAGGCTCCTCTTACTCAAGGGGGCTAATGTGGACGCACTCACAAAGCACGGGAACACGGCTTTACACCTTTCAGTCGAGGAGCGCAGGAGGGATTGCGCGAGGCTTTTGTTGGCAAACTGGGCGAGGCCCGACGTCCATAACACCGAAGAAGCTGACACGCCGCTGCATATCGCTGCAGGCATAGGTGACGAACAGATGGTCAAGCTTTTGTTACAAAAGGGAGCCAACAAAGATATCCGAAACAGGGTTGGAAAAACCGCTTATGATGTTGCTGTCGATTACGGCCACAACCGGCTTTTCGATGCGCTCAAACTTGGGGACAGTCTATGTGTTGCTGCTCGGAAGGGCGAAGTAAGAACAATCCAAAGACTTCTTGAAAATGGCGCAGTTATTAACGGGCGAGACCAGAATGGCTGGACAGCGCTGCATAGAGCCTCattcaaaggaaaaatagatGCAGTTCGAGCTCTACTGGAGAAAGGCATTAGTATTGATGCTAAAGATGAAGATGGTTACACGGCATTGCACTGTGCAGTGGAGTCGGGACAAACTGAAGTGATAGAGTTGATAGTAAAGAAGGGAGCAGATGTGGAAGCTCGAACCAACAAGGGTGTCACTGCACTGCAAATAGCAGAGTCGCTGCACTACATAGGGATTACAAGGATACTCGTTCACGGAGGTGCCACCAACGATAATATGATACTTGTTCCAGCAATATCCCCGCCGGTTccattcagaaacaaaatgcgcGCGCCACAAGATCAGGGAGAGATGGGCGGGCTGAAAAAGAAGTCGAGTAGAACCAAAGCGCCTCGGGCTAGCTTGGATAGGCCAGTGCCGTTGGCAGTGCTCTAG